A single genomic interval of Streptosporangium album harbors:
- the lon gene encoding endopeptidase La — protein MSESLILPVLPLDDEVVLPGMVVPLDLSENEVRAAIDAAQALSDNKPEVLLVPRIDGRYGSVGVRAVVEQVGRLPGGEPAAVVRGVDRVRVGTGTTGPGAALWVQATLVEAVPAGERAEELAKEYKALTTTILQKRGAWQVVDAVNQMDDPSVLADSSGYAPWLGTPRKAEILQTADPADRLEKLVEWAREHLAELDVAETIRKDVQEGMEKQQREFLLRQQLAAVRKELSELNGTSPETEEEDYRARVEAADLPEKVREAALKEVDKLERTSDQSPETGWIRTWLDTVLDIPWNERTEDSYDIAAARAVLDADHTGLDDVKDRIIEYLAVRGRRAEKGLGVVGGRRSGAVLALAGPPGVGKTSLGESVARAMGRKFVRVALGGVRDEAEIRGHRRTYVGAQSGRIVRAIREAGSMNPVVLLDEVDKVGSDYRGDPTAALLEVLDPAQNHTFRDHYLEVELDLSDVLFLATANVLEAVPGPLLDRMEIVTLDGYTEDEKVVIARDHLLPRQLDKAGLTAADVTVEEDALRRLAGEYTREAGVRSLERSIARILRKVTANVALGEGELPVTVGDLVPYLGRPRHVPESSLPESRQRTSVPGVATGLAVTGAGGDVLYVEASLADPETGDTGLTLTGQLGDVMKESARIALSYLRSRGAELELPVASLKDRSVHVHFPAGAVPKDGPSAGVTLTTALASLLSGRPVRNDVAMTGEVSLTGRVLPIGGVKQKLLAAHRAGITTVLIPARNEPDLDDVPEAVRNELTVHVVSDVREVLEIALTPAKVAERVVA, from the coding sequence GCGACAACAAGCCGGAAGTGTTGCTCGTTCCCCGGATCGACGGGCGATACGGTTCCGTGGGCGTCCGTGCCGTCGTCGAGCAGGTGGGCAGGCTGCCCGGTGGCGAGCCCGCCGCGGTGGTGCGCGGTGTCGACCGCGTCCGCGTGGGCACCGGCACGACCGGCCCCGGCGCGGCCCTGTGGGTGCAGGCCACCCTGGTCGAGGCCGTCCCGGCGGGCGAGCGCGCCGAGGAACTGGCCAAGGAGTACAAGGCGCTGACCACCACCATCCTGCAGAAGCGGGGCGCGTGGCAGGTCGTCGACGCGGTCAACCAGATGGACGACCCGTCGGTCCTCGCCGACAGCTCCGGCTACGCCCCCTGGCTGGGCACGCCGCGCAAGGCCGAGATCCTTCAGACCGCCGACCCGGCCGACCGGTTGGAGAAGCTGGTCGAGTGGGCGCGTGAGCACCTGGCCGAGCTCGACGTGGCCGAGACGATCCGCAAGGACGTCCAGGAGGGCATGGAGAAGCAGCAGCGGGAGTTCCTGCTCCGCCAGCAGCTCGCCGCGGTCCGCAAGGAGCTGTCCGAGCTCAACGGCACCTCCCCGGAGACCGAGGAGGAGGACTACCGCGCCCGCGTCGAGGCCGCCGACCTGCCCGAGAAGGTGCGCGAGGCCGCGCTCAAGGAGGTCGACAAGCTGGAGCGGACCTCCGACCAGTCTCCCGAGACCGGCTGGATCCGCACCTGGCTCGACACCGTCCTCGACATCCCGTGGAACGAGCGGACCGAGGACTCCTACGACATCGCCGCGGCCCGCGCCGTCCTGGACGCCGACCACACCGGCCTCGACGACGTCAAGGACCGCATCATCGAATACCTCGCCGTCCGCGGCCGCCGGGCCGAGAAGGGTCTCGGCGTGGTCGGCGGGCGCCGCAGCGGCGCCGTGCTCGCGCTGGCCGGCCCTCCCGGAGTCGGCAAGACCTCGCTGGGCGAGTCCGTGGCCCGCGCCATGGGCCGTAAGTTCGTCCGCGTCGCCCTCGGCGGCGTCCGCGACGAGGCCGAGATCCGCGGTCACCGGCGCACCTACGTCGGCGCCCAGTCCGGCCGGATCGTCCGCGCCATCCGCGAGGCCGGGTCGATGAACCCGGTCGTGCTGCTGGACGAGGTCGACAAGGTCGGCTCCGACTACCGGGGCGACCCGACGGCCGCGCTGCTGGAGGTGCTCGACCCGGCGCAGAACCACACCTTCCGCGACCACTACCTGGAGGTCGAGCTCGACCTCAGCGACGTGCTCTTCCTGGCGACCGCCAACGTGCTGGAGGCCGTCCCCGGCCCGCTGCTGGACCGCATGGAGATCGTGACGCTCGACGGCTACACCGAGGACGAGAAGGTCGTGATCGCCCGCGACCACCTGCTCCCGCGCCAGCTCGACAAGGCCGGCCTCACCGCCGCCGACGTCACCGTCGAGGAGGACGCGCTGCGCAGGCTGGCGGGCGAATACACCCGGGAGGCCGGAGTCCGGTCCCTGGAGCGCTCGATCGCCAGGATCCTGCGCAAGGTGACCGCCAACGTCGCCCTCGGCGAGGGCGAGCTGCCCGTGACGGTGGGCGACCTGGTCCCCTACCTCGGCCGTCCGCGCCACGTGCCGGAGTCCTCGCTCCCGGAGTCCCGCCAGCGTACGTCGGTGCCCGGTGTGGCCACCGGCCTGGCGGTCACCGGCGCCGGTGGCGACGTCCTCTACGTGGAGGCGTCGCTGGCCGACCCGGAGACCGGCGACACCGGCCTGACCCTGACCGGTCAGCTCGGTGACGTGATGAAGGAGTCGGCCAGGATCGCGCTGTCCTACCTGCGCTCTCGCGGCGCGGAGCTGGAACTGCCGGTGGCGTCCCTCAAGGACCGCTCGGTGCACGTCCACTTCCCCGCGGGCGCGGTTCCCAAGGACGGCCCGTCGGCGGGTGTCACCCTGACCACGGCCCTGGCCTCGCTGCTCTCGGGCCGCCCGGTCAGGAACGACGTGGCCATGACCGGCGAGGTCTCCCTCACCGGCCGGGTGCTGCCCATCGGCGGGGTCAAGCAGAAGCTGCTGGCCGCCCACCGGGCGGGCATCACCACCGTGCTGATCCCGGCCCGCAACGAGCCCGACCTGGACGACGTCCCCGAGGCCGTGCGCAACGAGCTCACCGTTCACGTGGTGAGCGACGTGCGCGAGGTCCTGGAGATCGCGCTCACCCCGGCCAAGGTCGCCGAGCGCGTCGTCGCCTGA